The nucleotide sequence GAATGTGGGGAAAGCGCTCTTTAAAGTCCTTCAACAACTTCAATGAGTGTGAGTAATCTGCGCCAGGACGTGCTTGCTTATATAAACGCGGTACGGTTTCTAGATTGTGGTTCATGACGTCTGGCAGACCTTTTGGCGCGTACTCAGAAAAAATATCTAAAGCCTTGTCTAAGCGACCACGAAAATCCGGTACCAACACTTCAATACGTGTATTAGGGGAGAGATCGCGTGACTGAGAAATGCAGTCAACATAGTGCATTGCGCCACCGTCACGTAAATCATCGCGATCTACACTAGTAATCACCACATAATTTAATTTCAGAGCAGCAATCGTGCGCGCTAAATTACCCGGCTCTTTTGTATCCAAGGGATCTGGTCTGCCATGGCCCACGTCACAAAATGGGCAACGACGTGTACATTTATCGCCCATGATCATGAAGGTTGCCGTGCCTTTACCAAAACACTCGCCAATATTAGGGCAGCTTGCCTCTTCGCAAACTGTGACCAACTCATTTTCACGAAGAATCTTTTTAATCTCAGAAAAGCGGGAATTTCCAGAAGCGGCTTTTACTCGAATCCAGTCGGGCTTTTTTAGCACTTGCTCCAAAGGAATGATTTTGATCGGAATGCGTGCAGTTTTCTCGCTCGACTTCTGCTTACGTGAAGCATCATAGTTAAGATCCTGGCGACTATTAATAGTGGCGGTGGTATCGAGGTCCGGCTTATTGGTGGTCATGATGAAATCAGTTGCTTTTGCAAATGCCCCAAAAGGGTTTGGCTAATAATGTCTATATTGTCCTTGATCCCAAGGGTTTGCATGTCCACCGTCCTTAAGCCCTCATACCCGCATGGGTGAATACGGGCAAAAGCAGCTAAATCGGTAGATACATTTAGGGCAAGCCCATGATATGAGCACCCCTTGGAGACCTTAAGACCCAAGGCGGCAATCTTGGCACCTTGATACTCTGCTTGCACTGAACTCTCGTGAGTAATGTAAATACCAGGCGCGCCAGCATGTCTTTCTGCCCGAATACCAAAATCTGCCAAGGTATTTATCAAAGCTTGCTCGATTCGAGAGACAAGCTCTTTTACAAAAATACCCAAACGTCTCAGATCAAGCAGTAAATACACCACAATTTGCCCAGGCCCGTGATACGTGATCTCACCACCACGATCAACCTGCACTA is from Polynucleobacter sp. MG-Unter2-18 and encodes:
- the lipA gene encoding lipoyl synthase: MTTNKPDLDTTATINSRQDLNYDASRKQKSSEKTARIPIKIIPLEQVLKKPDWIRVKAASGNSRFSEIKKILRENELVTVCEEASCPNIGECFGKGTATFMIMGDKCTRRCPFCDVGHGRPDPLDTKEPGNLARTIAALKLNYVVITSVDRDDLRDGGAMHYVDCISQSRDLSPNTRIEVLVPDFRGRLDKALDIFSEYAPKGLPDVMNHNLETVPRLYKQARPGADYSHSLKLLKDFKERFPHIPTKSGLMVGLGETDEEILAVMRDMREHNIDMLTIGQYLAPSGHHLPVQRYVHPDVFKQFEAEAYAMGFSHAAVGAMVRSSYHADEQAHSAGVV
- the lipB gene encoding lipoyl(octanoyl) transferase LipB — encoded protein: MSFLVKHLGVAEYESTYQAMRDFTQQRGSDTSDEIWILEHPPVFTLGLAGDASNLHSPSNQIPLVQVDRGGEITYHGPGQIVVYLLLDLRRLGIFVKELVSRIEQALINTLADFGIRAERHAGAPGIYITHESSVQAEYQGAKIAALGLKVSKGCSYHGLALNVSTDLAAFARIHPCGYEGLRTVDMQTLGIKDNIDIISQTLLGHLQKQLISS